A genomic window from Flavobacterium azooxidireducens includes:
- a CDS encoding DUF5689 domain-containing protein, with translation MKSILKNIFYSFLLVGLTFGCANDDDYSTPISSCVDATNGLTANVTATELYALASSSATQYVSAEDAYLEAYITSSDGGGNFFKTISMESADGKGFSVAVDVYNTYTKGFEVGRKVFIKLNNLYFQINHSSLVLGQLFNNNVGRIAENSVKDVILLSCDYKSEEDLVHHVTVMQAKNNNYINKLIELSEVEFLAAEMGKPYYDPNVVLGGSTNRTIRDIDDNTVIFRTGSFATYAGSIIPFKSGKVRGVMTKFSSDFQFVARIANDIKLDQDVLGEPIPEEPEEPGENSVLLFPGGDFENWSAFTGSLNSFGLQAYATQSAGTGIENSNSLRINTTGAGGNDFVFTTLAYSGLPENPTKIRFWMKGTSGTKSLSLNVYKETSGYFAFNLGEVLATKTVGVAANNQYGGAINTGGQWVQITLDLTTIDGPINLTNFSANLFALKIGSGQPYDLVFDNFTIE, from the coding sequence ATGAAATCTATTTTAAAAAACATTTTTTATTCATTTCTTTTAGTCGGCCTTACTTTTGGCTGTGCTAATGATGACGATTACAGCACACCAATTTCTTCGTGTGTTGATGCAACAAACGGTCTTACCGCTAATGTAACGGCTACAGAATTATATGCTCTTGCTAGTTCATCTGCAACCCAATATGTTTCTGCAGAAGACGCCTATCTTGAAGCTTATATTACTTCTAGTGATGGCGGAGGAAACTTCTTTAAAACCATTTCAATGGAATCTGCAGATGGAAAAGGTTTTAGCGTTGCTGTTGACGTTTATAACACCTATACAAAAGGGTTTGAAGTTGGAAGAAAAGTATTTATTAAATTAAATAATTTATACTTTCAAATTAATCATAGTTCTTTAGTTTTAGGTCAATTGTTTAATAACAATGTAGGAAGAATTGCAGAAAACAGTGTAAAAGATGTAATTCTTTTATCATGTGATTATAAATCTGAAGAAGACCTTGTACACCATGTTACAGTTATGCAAGCCAAGAACAATAATTATATTAATAAACTTATCGAATTAAGTGAAGTTGAATTTTTAGCTGCAGAAATGGGTAAGCCATATTACGATCCTAATGTTGTTTTAGGAGGCTCTACAAACAGAACTATTAGAGATATTGATGATAACACTGTAATTTTTAGAACAGGAAGTTTTGCAACTTATGCCGGAAGTATTATTCCATTTAAAAGTGGAAAAGTGAGAGGTGTAATGACAAAATTTAGTTCAGACTTTCAATTTGTTGCACGTATTGCAAACGATATTAAACTTGACCAAGATGTTTTAGGTGAACCAATACCAGAAGAACCTGAAGAACCAGGAGAAAATTCTGTGTTGCTTTTCCCAGGCGGAGATTTTGAAAATTGGAGTGCTTTTACCGGATCTTTAAACTCTTTCGGTCTTCAAGCTTATGCCACACAAAGTGCAGGAACCGGAATAGAAAACAGTAACTCGCTTCGTATTAACACAACAGGTGCAGGAGGTAATGATTTTGTTTTTACAACATTAGCCTACAGTGGATTACCTGAAAATCCAACAAAAATTCGTTTTTGGATGAAAGGAACTTCTGGAACAAAATCTTTATCTTTAAATGTGTATAAAGAAACTAGCGGATATTTTGCATTTAATTTAGGTGAAGTATTAGCAACTAAAACGGTTGGTGTTGCAGCAAATAATCAATACGGTGGTGCTATTAACACTGGCGGTCAATGGGTTCAAATAACGCTTGATTTAACAACTATAGATGGTCCAATAAATTTAACCAATTTTTCTGCCAACTTATTTGCATTAAAAATCGGAAGCGGACAACCTTATGATTTAGTTTTTGATAATTTTACAATCGAATAA
- a CDS encoding OmpA family protein translates to MKKIYISILSIVSLSLTPLSAQNKDTQKADKLFKRLEYVDAAQEYLKLTEKGKADGYVYKQLADSYFNTFNASEATTWYARAVETPQDAETYHRYAQMLKAQGKYEEANKQMQTFASKAPNDQRAKDFKANPNYLPSLLDKQKKFDIKPLDINSDKSDFGAVLHQNNLYFTSARNGARKTYGWNEEPFLDIYKATYNVDGTITNAETVTDLNSKWHDGPSSLSADGNTIYFSSESFKEKGGFEKDKSINAKLGQVNLYKATMANGKWSNITQLPFNSNTYSTGNPALSKDGKTLYFASNRPGSIGGTDIWKVAVNADGSYGEPENLGSKVNTEGEENFPFVTEDNKTLYFASNGRQGFGGLDVFAYDMTKGESTNLGKPVNSEKDDFAFSLNAEKNIGFLSTNRSGVDNIYLATPVCGVEVITLVSDAKTGKALANAKVAIVDEKKNVIATETTGANGEVAYYVECNKTYTIQATKDGYESNTFPVAASKGESRKVEASLNPIEDIVTDKEVVLKSIFFEFNKSNITQEGAFELDKLVQVLQNNKNMVILVKAHTDNRGSDSYNLRLSDARAKSTVQYILSKGISKDQISGKGMGESEPKVDCKEACTEEQHAENRRSEFLIVKK, encoded by the coding sequence ATGAAAAAAATATATATATCGATTCTAAGTATTGTAAGTTTAAGCCTTACACCACTTAGTGCACAGAATAAAGACACGCAAAAAGCCGATAAGCTTTTCAAGCGATTAGAATACGTTGATGCGGCACAAGAATACTTAAAGCTAACCGAAAAAGGTAAAGCTGACGGATATGTTTACAAACAATTGGCCGACAGCTATTTTAACACCTTTAACGCCTCCGAAGCCACCACCTGGTATGCCAGAGCTGTTGAAACACCACAAGATGCTGAAACATACCACCGCTATGCCCAAATGCTAAAAGCACAAGGCAAGTATGAAGAAGCCAACAAACAAATGCAAACCTTTGCCTCAAAAGCACCAAACGATCAAAGAGCAAAGGATTTTAAAGCCAACCCAAATTATCTTCCAAGCTTGTTAGACAAACAAAAGAAGTTTGACATTAAGCCATTGGATATCAACAGTGATAAATCAGATTTTGGAGCGGTATTGCACCAAAACAACCTTTACTTTACCAGTGCCAGAAACGGAGCCAGAAAAACCTACGGTTGGAACGAAGAACCATTTTTGGATATTTACAAAGCTACTTATAACGTAGATGGAACCATCACTAATGCAGAAACGGTAACAGATTTGAATTCGAAATGGCACGACGGACCATCTTCACTTAGTGCAGACGGAAACACGATTTACTTTTCAAGCGAAAGCTTTAAAGAAAAAGGTGGTTTTGAAAAAGACAAATCCATCAATGCTAAATTAGGACAAGTAAACTTGTATAAAGCTACGATGGCCAACGGAAAATGGTCAAACATCACGCAATTACCATTTAACAGCAATACCTATTCAACCGGAAACCCTGCTTTGAGTAAAGACGGAAAAACGTTGTACTTTGCTTCAAACAGACCAGGTAGTATCGGCGGAACAGATATTTGGAAAGTAGCTGTTAATGCAGATGGCTCTTATGGTGAGCCAGAGAACTTAGGTTCAAAAGTAAATACAGAAGGCGAAGAGAACTTCCCATTTGTAACTGAAGACAACAAAACGCTTTATTTTGCTTCAAACGGCAGACAAGGTTTTGGCGGATTAGATGTCTTTGCGTATGATATGACCAAAGGCGAATCAACCAACTTAGGCAAACCGGTAAATAGTGAGAAAGACGACTTTGCATTTTCATTAAATGCAGAGAAAAACATCGGATTTTTATCCACTAACCGCTCTGGTGTAGACAATATTTACCTAGCCACTCCGGTTTGTGGGGTAGAAGTAATTACACTTGTTAGCGATGCTAAAACAGGTAAAGCACTAGCCAATGCCAAAGTAGCCATTGTAGATGAAAAGAAAAACGTGATTGCAACAGAAACCACAGGAGCCAATGGCGAGGTGGCGTATTATGTAGAATGTAACAAAACCTATACGATTCAAGCCACCAAAGACGGTTATGAGAGCAACACCTTCCCTGTAGCAGCCAGCAAAGGCGAATCAAGAAAAGTGGAAGCTTCGTTGAACCCAATTGAAGATATTGTAACGGATAAAGAAGTAGTATTAAAATCAATTTTCTTTGAGTTCAATAAGAGTAACATCACCCAAGAAGGAGCTTTTGAGTTAGACAAGCTGGTTCAAGTATTGCAAAACAACAAGAACATGGTTATCTTAGTTAAAGCCCACACAGATAATAGAGGAAGCGACAGTTACAACTTGAGATTATCAGATGCAAGAGCAAAATCAACCGTTCAATACATCTTGTCAAAAGGCATCTCGAAAGATCAAATCTCAGGCAAAGGAATGGGCGAATCAGAACCAAAAGTAGACTGTAAAGAAGCTTGCACCGAAGAACAACACGCAGAGAATAGACGAAGCGAGTTCTTGATTGTGAAGAAGTAA
- a CDS encoding choice-of-anchor J domain-containing protein, whose amino-acid sequence MKNLLKFTFVLISLITISCVSDDDFAIPEITVPVYVEDFQTATNNAPVSFEGWSTHVEAGSINWTEKTFSSNGTVRFSSFQSGEPSNIAWLISPKFEFDSNIGKRLIFESAHSFLSNPSNTFDVYISTNYDSNVTTATWTRITSNFRMPQSSDSNFTFVSSGNFDLSAIEGPFNIAFKAVGNTSTLTAGFEVDNFIIY is encoded by the coding sequence ATGAAAAATTTATTAAAATTCACCTTTGTTCTTATTTCGCTTATCACCATTTCATGTGTAAGTGATGATGATTTTGCAATCCCAGAAATAACTGTTCCTGTTTATGTTGAAGACTTTCAAACAGCAACAAATAATGCTCCTGTTAGTTTTGAAGGCTGGTCAACACATGTTGAGGCTGGTAGTATAAATTGGACAGAAAAAACATTTAGCAGTAATGGAACTGTTAGATTTTCATCCTTTCAGTCTGGTGAACCTTCAAATATTGCTTGGTTAATATCTCCAAAATTTGAATTTGATTCTAACATTGGGAAAAGATTAATCTTTGAATCTGCACATAGTTTCTTAAGCAATCCTTCTAACACCTTTGATGTTTATATTTCTACCAATTATGACAGCAATGTAACTACGGCAACATGGACTCGTATTACTAGTAACTTTAGAATGCCTCAATCGAGTGATTCAAATTTTACATTCGTTTCTTCGGGTAATTTTGACTTGTCAGCAATTGAAGGACCTTTTAACATTGCTTTTAAAGCGGTGGGTAATACAAGTACTTTAACCGCTGGTTTTGAAGTTGACAATTTTATTATATATTAA
- a CDS encoding PorP/SprF family type IX secretion system membrane protein → MKKIYFATLIAAISFLETKAQQDPHYTQYMYNMNVINPAYAGSKENLSFGLLYRKQWVDIEDSPTTATFSGHMPVGRNVGLGLSVISDKIGPVEENNAYADFSYTLNLGGEHKLAFGLKGGLTFHKVGLFDQIGNGNVPDPNDPAFSENVSNTYLNIGSGIFYYTDKYYVAFSVPNMLKSKHLDLRDNGEERQFGSEVSHYFLTAGYVFDLSPNTKFKPFAMLKSAFNAPTSLDVSTNFLFFEKFEIGATYRLEDSFGAMVNYAISPNLRIGYAYDHIVSDLNITTPSSHEFFLLFDVNFPKKVSRSPRFF, encoded by the coding sequence ATGAAAAAAATATATTTTGCAACATTGATCGCCGCGATCAGTTTCTTAGAAACCAAAGCCCAGCAAGATCCACATTATACACAGTACATGTATAATATGAACGTAATTAACCCTGCTTATGCAGGAAGTAAAGAAAACCTATCCTTTGGATTACTTTACAGAAAACAATGGGTAGATATTGAAGATTCTCCTACCACAGCCACCTTTTCCGGTCACATGCCAGTGGGAAGAAACGTTGGATTAGGATTGAGTGTGATTTCCGATAAAATTGGACCCGTAGAAGAGAACAATGCGTATGCCGACTTCTCATATACACTTAACTTAGGAGGCGAACACAAATTAGCTTTTGGATTAAAAGGAGGACTTACCTTTCATAAAGTAGGTCTTTTTGATCAAATTGGAAACGGAAATGTTCCAGATCCAAACGATCCGGCATTTAGTGAAAACGTGAGCAACACCTATTTAAACATTGGTTCAGGTATATTTTATTATACCGATAAATATTATGTAGCTTTTTCGGTGCCAAACATGCTAAAATCAAAACACTTAGATTTAAGAGATAACGGAGAAGAAAGACAATTTGGTTCAGAAGTATCCCACTACTTTTTAACAGCAGGATACGTGTTTGATTTAAGTCCAAACACAAAATTCAAGCCTTTTGCGATGTTAAAGTCAGCCTTTAATGCACCAACTTCACTAGATGTATCAACCAACTTTTTGTTTTTCGAGAAGTTTGAAATTGGAGCCACTTATCGTTTAGAAGACAGTTTTGGAGCCATGGTTAACTATGCCATTTCACCAAATCTTCGTATTGGATATGCGTATGATCATATCGTATCGGATTTAAATATTACCACCCCTTCTTCGCACGAGTTTTTCTTGTTGTTTGATGTAAACTTCCCGAAGAAAGTATCCCGTTCACCACGATTTTTCTAA